In Vicia villosa cultivar HV-30 ecotype Madison, WI unplaced genomic scaffold, Vvil1.0 ctg.000423F_1_1_1, whole genome shotgun sequence, the following are encoded in one genomic region:
- the LOC131628134 gene encoding uncharacterized protein LOC131628134, translating to MKRYSGSLAAMSMVGHVLGLGDRHLDNILIDFCGGDIVHIDYNVCFDKGQRLKIPEIVPFRLTQMIEAALWLTGIEGSFRENCEAVIGILKKNKDILLMLLEVFVWDPLVEWTRGDFHDEAAIGGEERKGMELAEHHDQLLTSLPAVESILERFAEALNQYEIASSIYSRADQERSSLTLHETSAKSIVGEATHNSEKIRASFEIQAREFAQAKTMVAEKAQETMTWAEQHGRILDALRCNLIPEINSYVKLSNMEVALSLTSAVTLAGVPLTIVPEPTQAQCHDIDREVSQFIAELDDGLTSAINSLQAYSLALQRILPLNYLSTSAVHGWAQVLELSVNALSSDILSLARRQASELVAKFHSSCR from the exons ATGAAAAG ATATTCTGGAAGCCTTGCTGCAATGAGTATGGTTGGTCATGTCCTGGGACTGGGTGACCGACATTTAGACAACATTCTGATTGATTTTTGTGGTGGGGATATTGTACATATTGATTACAATGTGTGTTTTGACAAAGGACAGAGACTAAAAATTCCAGAGATTGTTCCTTTCCGTCTTACCCAAATGATTGAAGCAGCTTTATGGCTGACTGGAATAGAGGGTAGCTTCAGAGAAAACTGCGAGGCAGTTATTGGcattctaaaaaagaacaaagacATACTTTTGATGTTACTAGAAGTGTTTGTCTGGGATCCACTTGTGGAGTGGACACGGGGTGATTTTCATGATGAAGCTGCAATTGGTGGCGAAGAAAGGAAAGGCATGGAGTTGGCT GAACACCATGATCAGTTACTGACTAGCCTGCCAGCTGTTGAATCTATACTTGAG AGGTTTGCTGAAGCTCTAAACCAATACGAGATTGCATCTTCCATATACTCTCGAGCTGACCAAGAGAGGTCGAGCCTTACATTACACGAGACATCTGCTAAGTCAATTGTTGGTGAAGCAACCCATAATTCAGAGAAAATCCGGGCTTCATTTGAAATCCAGGCTCGGGAATTCGCTCAAGCTAAGACTATGGTTGCTGAGAAAGCTCAGGAGACAATGACCTGGGCTGAGCAACATGGAAGGATTCTTGATGCTTTACGATGCAACTTAATCCCAGAAATAAATTCTTATGTTAAGCTGAGTAACATGGAAGTTGCCTTATCTCTTACGTCTGCAGTTACTTTAGCGGGCGTTCCACTAACTATTGTTCCTGAGCCAACACAAGCACAATGTCATGATATAGATAGGGAAGTTTCTCAATTCATAGCTGAGTTGGATGATGGACTTACTTCAGCAATAAATTCTCTACAAGCATACTCCTTGGCGCTGCAaagaatcttaccattaaattaCCTTTCAACCAGTGCGGTGCATGGCT